The following nucleotide sequence is from Oncorhynchus kisutch isolate 150728-3 linkage group LG29, Okis_V2, whole genome shotgun sequence.
ttctctctaattttattctgacatttcacattcttgaaataaagtggtgatcctaactgacctaagacagggaatctttacttggattaaatgtcaggaattgtgaaaaacttcttttaaatgtatttggccaaggtgtatgtaaacttccgacttcaactgtatctccccATCGACGGTGAGAATGATTTACAGATATTTCCGCCAGTTGTAACTGCAGAGAAAGTACCCTTCAACTCCATGGAAAAGCACTGGCAGAGCCTACTTTATCTTTGTTTGTTTTAAAGGTGAGAGTTGAGGGGCGTGCTGAGCCGAAGCATGGTTTACGGGAAATGGGTGCGTGACTTGATGGGGGTGAAAGTGAAAGGAGTTGTGCGGTGAGGATATAAAGCTGTGCCTGGACCACAGTAGCCCATTTATCTGCAGATCCTTGTTTAAAATAttaagacacagacagagaacaaCTAAGACAGAATGTCCTTACGGTTGGCTGCACTTCTTCTGTTGACATCAGTCCTCTGGAGCCATGCAGCAGGTGAGATCCTCTCTTCTACTGCAGAGCTACTGTTATTAACTACTTTTACTCCAAGTTGTTTTCATAGTAACTACTATAATAACGTCTTGGTTACATGATGCTGTGTCTTGATCACTAGTTATCTGTGGAACTGAATACGCTCTTCGTCTTCTCAGGAGAATGTTGAAATGTAATTTTCGTAGAATGCCATACAAAGAGAGAATACACAAAGATGCACAGATGGGATAGTCtaacctgtgtttgtgtgtgtgtgtgtgtgtgtgtgtatgtgtgtgtctgcagcaaACACAGATAAAGCAATGGACTGCTGCTTGACAACAACCGATGCCAAACTTCCCCACAGAGTGGTGAAGTCATTCCGTATCCAGACAGTCAGTGGAGGATGTCGGATACCTGCCACTGTGTAAGCAACATTAATCATTCCACACACTTGTACAATACGTTGCCAAATGTAACA
It contains:
- the LOC109874173 gene encoding C-C motif chemokine 19-like, with amino-acid sequence MSLRLAALLLLTSVLWSHAAANTDKAMDCCLTTTDAKLPHRVVKSFRIQTVSGGCRIPATVFVTRKNLRLCAPPATNNNWVTKLIKQLKRKSQNGKARKGKNGKNSRH